A single genomic interval of Paralichthys olivaceus isolate ysfri-2021 chromosome 7, ASM2471397v2, whole genome shotgun sequence harbors:
- the LOC109624498 gene encoding 1-acylglycerol-3-phosphate O-acyltransferase Pnpla3-like, with amino-acid sequence MFDLQREWSISFAGCGFMGIYYVGASSCLLGRFPRLIQDASKIYGSSSGALMAAALAIGTPLEKCCADLMFMAKEARKHKLGPLHPAFSLLQMVQDSLQGSLSEDAHVRACGRLCVSLTRVPDGKNVLVSEFDSRDELIQVLLCSCFVPFYCGVVPPTYRGLHYVDGAISDNLPLCHLKNTITISAYAGESDICPLASSLNLHEVRFNNVSIHVSSENMQRVTSTFFPPEPEAMSQICQNGYIDALRFLQDNNLISSECPQRSLETDSPRPACCELVKEQADAEGSCENTRQNGLRSPQMEHFWLDLHLIEKLPVNIRSVLCEACRESRSADGLLSHMADYLPKKVTSYLHIPRTLPVESACSLAHRLVDWIPDVPKDMTWFCDMAENIYRCTSLPSGLNMLNNRTEDASTPPVTPEDAPPFSLTFTWDPHGEAGHMPLTPPPTPQWDATAESPGGRWGLGRAVGWIQNVAFEQTSNFRKTEDSLSFSAFK; translated from the exons ATGTTTGATTTGCAGAGAGAGTGGAGCATCTCCTTCGCAGGCTGCGGCTTCATGGGGATTTATTATGTTGGTGCCAGCAGCTGTTTGCTTGGACGCTTCCCTCGCCTCATACAGGACGCATCTAAAATCTATGGCTCTTCCTCGGGGGCTCTGATGGCTGCTGCTCTGGCTATTGGAACTCCTCTAG AGAAATGCTGTGCAGATTTGATGTTTATGGCTAAAGAAGCCAGGAAGCACAAACTGGGGCCCCTGCACCCAGCCTTCAGCCTGCTGCAGATGGTGCAGGACTCTCTGCAGGGAAGCCTTTCAGAGGACGCCCATGTCCGAGCCTGTgggagactgtgtgtgtccctgaccAGAGTGCCTGATGGGAAGAATGTACTAGTGTCAGAGTTTGACAGCAGAGATGAGCTTATTCAG GTCCTCTTGTGCAGCTGCTTCGTCCCTTTCTACTGTGGTGTTGTTCCACCCACATACAGAGGACTG CATTATGTGGACGGCGCCATCAGTGACAACCTCCCTCTGTGTCACCTGAAAAACACTATAACGATTTCCGCGTACGCCGGCGAGAGTGACATCTGCCCCCTGGCCAGCTCGCTCAACTTGCACGAGGTGCGCTTCAACAACGTCAGCATCCACGTCAGCTCGGAGAACATGCAAAGAGTGACCAGCACCTTCTTCCCCCCCGAGCCTGAG GCAATGTCTCAAATCTGCCAGAATGGCTATATAGATGCTCTCCGCTTCCTGCAAGACAACA ATCTCATCAGCAGCGAGTGTCCACAGAGAAGTCTGGAGACGGACTCGCCCAGACCTGCTTGTTGTGAGCTGGTGAAGGAGCAGGCAGACGCTGAGGGGTCCTGTGAGAACACGCGGCAGAATGGACTGAGAAGTCCTCAGATGGAGCACTTCTGGCTGGATCTACACCTCATAGAGAAGCTCCCAGTTAACATCAGAAGTG TGTTGTGTGAGGCCTGTAGGGAATCACGCTCTGCTGATGGTCTGTTATCCCACATGGCCGACTACCTGCCGAAGAAAGTGACGTCATACCTGCACATCCCTCGCACCCTGCCCGTTGAGTCGGCCTGCTCTCTAGCCCACAG ACTGGTGGATTGGATCCCGGATGTGCCCAAGGACATGACCTGGTTCTGTGACATGGCTGAGAACATATACAGATGTACCAGCCTGCCATCAGGCCTGAACATGCTGAATAACAGAACAGAAGATGCAAGCACGCCTCCAGTGACTCCAGAAGATGCTCCCCCCTTCAGCCTCACCTTCACCTGGGACCCACACGGTGAGGCGGGCCACATGCCCCTGACCCCACCCCCCACGCCTCAGTGGGATGCCACAGCAGAGTCGCCAGGCGGACGCTGGGGGCTGGGCAGAGCCGTGGGGTGGATCCAAAATGTTGCATTTGAGCAAACTTCAAACTTTAGGAAAACAGAAGATTCATTGTCCTTTTCTGCATTCAAgtaa